A single Lolium perenne isolate Kyuss_39 chromosome 6, Kyuss_2.0, whole genome shotgun sequence DNA region contains:
- the LOC127306666 gene encoding uncharacterized protein, giving the protein MKAAAGAGPGGGKETLATSFLRYVLLLLFPLTVMYILYALHAILSSTPSCPPDLGRVVATASFSHVTTHKNTSSTPPPPVTVTVFRATTPPPPTTITVLRATTPPPPATITVLAKAPPQPPATVTVPTARPPPAPATATVSTTATTLQHVVFGIAASARLWDKRKEYIKIWWRPNSGMRGFVWLDRGVRESSVPAGLPAIKISSDTSGFPYTHRRGHRSAIRISRIVSETFRLGLPGVRWFVMGDDDTIFLPDNLLAVLGRLDHRQPYYIGSPSESHLQNIFFSYGMAFGGGGFAISQPLAARLERMQDACIRRYPSLYGSDDRIQACMAELGVPLTRHPGFHQYDVYGDLLGLLAAHPVAPLVSLHHLDVVRPLFPNVRSRQAALRRLFDGPVMLDSAGVMQQSICYDAANRWTVSVAWGFVVTVARGVMPAREMEMPARTFLNWYRRADYKSHAFNTRPLARNQCEKPALYYLASARRTVVRTGETTVTRYQRWRHRNELRPPCRWNIPDPDALLDTIIVLKKPDPGLWDRSPMRNCCRVLSSPRKEGDRNKTMTIDVGVCNDWEFSQV; this is encoded by the exons ATGAAGGCCGCCGCCGGGGCAGGCCCCGGCGGCGGCAAGGAGACCCTGGCGACCTCCTTCCTCCGTTACGTCCTCCTCTTGCTTTTCCCTCTCACCGTCATGTACATTCTCTACGCCCTCCACGCCATCCTCTCCTCCACACCATCCTGCCCGCCTGATCTTGGTCGCGTTGTCGCCACCGCCTCCTTCTCCCACGTCACCACCCACAAAAATACCTCATCAACGCCGCCGCCACCTGTCACGGTAACTGTGTTTAGGGCGACGACACCGCCGCCACCCACCACGATCACGGTGTTGAGGGCGACGACACCGCCGCCACCCGCCACGATCACGGTATTGGCGAAGGCACCGCCGCAGCCACCCGCCACAGTCACGGTGCCCACGGCGAGGCCGCCTCCGGCACCCGCCACGGCCACGGTGTCAACGACAGCAACGACGCTGCAGCACGTGGTGTTCGGCATCGCGGCGTCGGCGCGCCTGTGGGATAAGCGGAAGGAGTACATCAAGATCTGGTGGCGCCCTAACTCGGGCATGCGGGGGTTCGTGTGGCTGGACCGCGGCGTGCGGGAGTCTAGCGTGCCGGCGGGGCTGCCGGCCATCAAGATCTCCTCGGACACCTCCGGTTTCCCCTACACGCACCGACGCGGCCACCGCTCCGCGATCCGCATCTCCCGCATCGTCTCCGAGACATTCCGCCTTGGGCTCCCAGGCGTGCGTTGGTTCGTCATGGGCGACGATGACACGATCTTCCTCCCGGACAACCTCCTCGCCGTTCTCGGGAGGCTCGACCACCGGCAGCCCTACTACATCGGCTCCCCCTCCGAGAGCCACCTGCAGAACATCTTCTTCTCGTACGGGATGGCGTTCGGCGGCGGCGGTTTCGCCATCAGCCAGCCTCTGGCGGCGAGGCTGGAGCGGATGCAGGACGCCTGCATCCGCCGGTACCCGTCGCTCTACGGCAGCGACGACCGGATCCAGGCGTGCATGGCGGAGCTGGGCGTGCCGCTCACGAGGCACCCGGGGTTCCACCAGTACGACGTGTACGGGGACCTCCTGGGCCTCCTCGCCGCCCACCCGGTGGCGCCGCTCGTGTCGCTGCACCACCTCGACGTGGTGCGGCCGCTGTTCCCCAACGTGCGGTCGCGCCAGGCGGCGCTGCGGAGGCTGTTCGACGGGCCGGTGATGCTGGACTCGGCGGGGGTGATGCAGCAGTCGATATGCTACGACGCGGCCAACCGGTGGACGGTGTCGGTGGCGTGGGGGTTCGTGGTGACGGTGGCGAGGGGCGTGATGCCGGCGAGGGAGATGGAGATGCCGGCGCGGACGTTCCTCAACTGGTACCGGCGCGCCGACTACAAGTCGCACGCGTTCAACACGAGGCCCCTGGCTCGCAACCAGTGCGAGAAACCCGCGCTCTACTACCTGGCGTCGGCGCGCCGCACGGTGGTGCGCACAGGGGAGACCACCGTGACGAGGTACCAGCGGTGGCGCCACCGCAACGAGCTACGACCGCCGTGCCGGTGGAACATCCCCGACCCGGACGCGCTGCTGGACACCATCATCGTGCTCAAGAAGCCTGACCCCGGGTTATGGGACAGG TCGCCGATGCGGAATTGTTGCAGGGTGCTGTCCTCTCCGAGGAAAGAAGGGGACAGGAACAAGACGATGACCATAGACGTGGGTGTGTGCAATGACTGGGAGTTCAGCCAAGTATAA